The genomic window GATCGTAAGAAGATGATTTTGAAAGATGCAGATCCTGCTAAAAATGTAGAAACGTTGGTAGAACAGTTAAAAAAAGATGGGTACGATTTCTCGGTAGGAATCCCGATTGATACGCCAATCGTGCAAGCAGAGCGGGTAGTCAGTGCTGGACGAGGCATCGGAGCCGAATCGAACATGAAGTTAATAGAAGAGCTGGCGAAACAAGCCGGCGCAGCAATAGGCTGTTCACGTCCGGTAGCGGAAAACCTGAAATATCTGCCAATGGTTCGCTATGTGGGAATGTCCGGTCAAAAATTCAAAGGGAATTTATATATTGCATGTGGTATTTCCGGAGCGGGTCAGCATTTGAAAGGGATCAAAGATGCCTCCACTATTGTTGCAATCAATAACAATCCAAATGCAAGAATATTTAAAAATGCGGATTATGGCATCGTGGGTGATGTAGAGGTTATTCTGCCGTTACTGGCAAAAGCTCTTGATACCGGAGAACCGAAGAAGGAGGCACCGCCAATGACAAAAATCAAACGTGCGAAAGCCAAAAAAGTTGCACCGTCATACAAGCTCTATCTGTGTGGAGGGTGTGGGTACGAGTATAACGCAGGTAAAGGAGATCCGGAAGGCGAAGTAGCTCCAGGAACAAAATTCAAAGACTTACCGGAAGAATGGGTTTGTCCTGAATGTGGGGAAGAAAAAGACGTCTTCATCGAAGGGTTCTAGTCTACTTGGAGTTCGCTGAAAGTCAGATCGAATAGGAGGAACTAATATATGTATACAGTTAGAAAAGTAACAGAAGATTTATACTGGGTCGGCGGTGATGACCTTCGCCTGGAATTATTTGAAAATATGCACCCGATTCCCCGCGGTGTTTCCTACAATTCTTATTTATTACTAGATGAAAAGACTGTTCTATTTGATGCTGTTGACTGGGAAATCACACAGGACTTCATTCGAAACATCGAGTTGGTCTTGGACGGGCGGCCGCTGGATTATCTTATTGTGAATCATATGGAGCCGGATCATTGTGGTTCTATTGAAGAGCTGATCATTCGCTATCCAAAAATAAAAATCATCAGCTCGGAAAAGTCATTTATGCTGATGCATCAATTTAACTATCATGTAGATGGTCATGAGGATCAAGTACAAGAAGGCGACACTCGGAATTTTGGGAAACATACAGTGACGTTTGTTGCGGCGCCGATGGTTCACTGGCCAGAGGTATTGATGACTTACGATATCACAAGCGGCATTTTATTCTCCGCAGATGCCTTCGGTTCATTTGGGGCACTAGGAGGAGCGCTTTTCGCGGATGAAGTGAATTTTGATCGTGACTGGATCGATGATGCGCGTCGTTATTATACCAACATTGTTGGGAAATATGGTCCTTTCGTGCAATCAGCGTTGCAAAAAGCGGGTACTATCGATATCAAAATGATTTGTCCGTTGCATGGCCCTGTTTGGCGAAAAGATTTTGGCTACTTGCTTGATAAGTATGACAAATGGAGCCGTTATGAACCGGAAGAAAAAGGCGTGGTTATCATCTTTGGTTCTATGTATGGGAACACTCAGTTTGCGGCTCAAGCATTGGCTACTCGTTTATGTGATAGAGGGATGACGAATGTGAAAGTATATGACGTATCCAGTACGCATATTTCTTATCTTATCTCCGAAACATTCCGAGCAAGTAATATCGTCCTCGCCTGTCCAACCTTTAACTTAGGGATTTATCCACCAATGAAGAACTATCTCATTGACTTACAGGCGTTGAATGTACAGAATCGAACATTTACGCTGATCGAAAATGGGTCATGGGCACCGAAATCAGGCGCATTGATGGCTGAATTCTTAGAAGAAGAGCTGAAGCGAATGACGGTTATGGATGAAACCATGAGTATAAATTCTTCATTGAAAGAGATCGATGAGCCGGACTTAGATAGTATAGTAGAAGCTCTATTGGAAGCAGTGAAAGAATAACAACGTGTCAGCCATATTTCTATCTGTTTTGCATGACAAAATATGGCTGACCATTAAAGAAGTTTTGTGGGAAAACTTCTTACTCCATTATACAAAAAGTGATTGATTCTGTCTAAAGGAGAAGGCTTTGGATGGAGAGGGATCTGTCAGACTACCAATGTAAATATATTCAATCTTAAGGTTTTGTTTAAAGTTCTTTTCAGAGCGTTAGAAAGAATGAAGAGAGCAAAAAGACAGAACAAAGATTTCAAGTTGATCAACCCAAGAAACCTTATTTGAAGGAGGTCATATTATGAGTAGCTATGTAACAGCAGAAGAGGCTGTTCGATGTATAAAAGACGGAGATCGAGTAGTGATCGGTCTCGGTTGCGGGGAAGCGACTGCTTTAACTCGAGAATTCGGCAAAAGAATCCCTGAATTAAAAAATGTTGAGACTGCGCAGATGTTGCCGCTAGGTGAAACACTTTATTGTGCTCCGGAAGCGGCAGGCCATGTTCGTCATAATAGTTTGTTTGTAAGTGGAAGAGACCGGAAAGCAGTTTCCGAAGGTCGGGCAGATTACACGCCGCGTTTCTTTTCAAAAATGCCTTCCTTGTTTACTGATGGAAGTCTTCCGGCAGATGTTGCTTTTGTTCATGTAAGTAGAGTGGACAAGCATGGTTATGTCAGTTTAGGAATCAGTGTGGATTATATCATGACAGCAGCGAAACACGCCAAAATCAAAATTGCACAAATCAATAACAATCTGCCGCGAACACACGGTGACTGTTTTATGCATATTAGTGAATTTGATTACCTGGTGGAAGAAGATACGCCTATTCAAGAATTGCCACAGGCGACGCCTACAGAAGAAGAGCAAGCAATAGGAAAATATTGTGCAAACCTGATTCCAGATGGAGCGACGTTGCAGCTAGGGATCGGCAGCTTGCCTGATGCGGTTCTTGACTGTCTTCATGATAAAAAAGATTTGGGCATCCATAGTGAAATGTTCAGTGATGGTGTGATGAAGCTAGTAAAAGAGGGCGTGATCACGAATAGCAGAAAAACGCTGCACCCAGGTAAGATGCTGGCGACGTTCCTTATGGGAAGTCGAGAGCTATACGATTTCATTGATGATAATCCAAGTGTGCATATGGCACCGGTAGATTATACAAATGATCCTGAAGTCATCGCTCAAAACGATAATCTTATTTCAATCAACAGCTGTGTGCAGGTCGATTTCACGGGGCAGGTAGCTTCTGAAAGTATTGGAACGACTCAAATATCTGCTGTTGGCGGACAATTGGACTTTGTTAGAGGCGCTAATATGTCCAAGGGCGGCATATCTATCATTGCCATGCCTTCCACTACACGAAACCATACAGTCAGTAAGATCGTTCCTTGCTTAGATCAGGGCGCTGTTGTCACAACAGGCCGCAATGATGCAGCAGTTATCATAACAGAATATGGGATCGCAGATATGAGAGGGAAATCTATCCGAGAGCGCAGTCGTGCTTTGATTGAGATTGCACACCCGAATTTCAGAGAAGAGTTACAAAAGGAATGGGAAAATCGCTACCATATGACCTGGTGATGGCCGGGCTGAGAGGAAACAACCAATGGTTTGAGAAAGGTGGATTTATTTGGAGACAGAAATTGTATTAGCAGGTGCAGTAAGAACTGCAATTGGAAAATATGGCGGAGCTCTGGCCAATACGTCTGTGGTAGACCTTGGGGCCATTGTAATCAAAGAGGCTCTTAATAGAGCGGGCGTTGCGCCTGAACAGGTAGATGAAGTCAGCATGGGTGCAGTACTGCAGGCTGGATTGGGGCAAAATATTGCTCGACAGGCAGCAATCAAAGCCGGACTACCTGTGGAGGTTCCGGCACAAACGTTAAATATTCTATGCGGCAGCGGTTTAAAGAGTGTCAACATGGCTGCTGCGATGATTGCGGCTGGTGAAGCAGATATTATTGTTGCCGGCGGAATGGAAAATATGTCTGCGGCACCTTATGCCTTGAAACAAGCGCGATTCGGCTATCGTATGGGGAATGGTGAAATCGTTGATACGATGATCAATGATGGATTGACAGATGCCTTCAATCACTATCATATGGGGATCACTGCGGAAAATATTGCAGAAAAATACCATATTACTCGGGAAGAACAAGATGCTTTTGCCGCTTCCAGTCAACAA from Enterococcus sp. 9E7_DIV0242 includes these protein-coding regions:
- a CDS encoding FAD-binding protein; its protein translation is MKLIEELAKQAGAAIGCSRPVAENLKYLPMVRYVGMSGQKFKGNLYIACGISGAGQHLKGIKDASTIVAINNNPNARIFKNADYGIVGDVEVILPLLAKALDTGEPKKEAPPMTKIKRAKAKKVAPSYKLYLCGGCGYEYNAGKGDPEGEVAPGTKFKDLPEEWVCPECGEEKDVFIEGF
- a CDS encoding FprA family A-type flavoprotein codes for the protein MYTVRKVTEDLYWVGGDDLRLELFENMHPIPRGVSYNSYLLLDEKTVLFDAVDWEITQDFIRNIELVLDGRPLDYLIVNHMEPDHCGSIEELIIRYPKIKIISSEKSFMLMHQFNYHVDGHEDQVQEGDTRNFGKHTVTFVAAPMVHWPEVLMTYDITSGILFSADAFGSFGALGGALFADEVNFDRDWIDDARRYYTNIVGKYGPFVQSALQKAGTIDIKMICPLHGPVWRKDFGYLLDKYDKWSRYEPEEKGVVIIFGSMYGNTQFAAQALATRLCDRGMTNVKVYDVSSTHISYLISETFRASNIVLACPTFNLGIYPPMKNYLIDLQALNVQNRTFTLIENGSWAPKSGALMAEFLEEELKRMTVMDETMSINSSLKEIDEPDLDSIVEALLEAVKE
- a CDS encoding acetyl-CoA hydrolase/transferase family protein; this translates as MSSYVTAEEAVRCIKDGDRVVIGLGCGEATALTREFGKRIPELKNVETAQMLPLGETLYCAPEAAGHVRHNSLFVSGRDRKAVSEGRADYTPRFFSKMPSLFTDGSLPADVAFVHVSRVDKHGYVSLGISVDYIMTAAKHAKIKIAQINNNLPRTHGDCFMHISEFDYLVEEDTPIQELPQATPTEEEQAIGKYCANLIPDGATLQLGIGSLPDAVLDCLHDKKDLGIHSEMFSDGVMKLVKEGVITNSRKTLHPGKMLATFLMGSRELYDFIDDNPSVHMAPVDYTNDPEVIAQNDNLISINSCVQVDFTGQVASESIGTTQISAVGGQLDFVRGANMSKGGISIIAMPSTTRNHTVSKIVPCLDQGAVVTTGRNDAAVIITEYGIADMRGKSIRERSRALIEIAHPNFREELQKEWENRYHMTW